The DNA window TAGTATGACCACCGATAAATACTCCAAACGGATAGCAGTCTGAGCCCAACTATACTATCATGAGCGGTGGCAGCCATATGATTATTTAATCTGATCCGGAGGATTAAACAAGTGGTGTTTATGTCACGCCATGATCCAATTCTGGAGTTGGTTACGTTGTGACGTTTGGTTAGGCCTGCGAAAAACCTACTTGAAATATACTACGGCTTCTCCTACAGCAACAGCATCTAGTATATACGGCCACGTCCACctcgaaaaagaaaagaactttGGAGTTGTAAGAAATTCGAacgtatattttaaaaagaattaaaatttAGGCAAAATTTAATATGGTTGACCACTATTAGCGTAGGAAACAGAAACAGCTGTACAATAACAGTTCGATTACGATTTTATTAAGCAGTGGCAGCTTCTCTTTTCACAGGAGAGTTTCCAGTTTCAACGCATTTAGACGGATAGTACTTGTACCTGGCGACCGACATTATTCTACATTTCTACTCCGAAGACCAGGCACAGCCACACAGGTGTCCCCGATTAGGCTAGTAGTAAATCACACGAGGAATCTCCTAGTAGTTCACGTGACGATTAAACCGTTGGTGTGCAGACGAGGAGGAGATCGCTAGCTAGTTTGTCTCCGTCGAAGAAGTAGGCGTCGTCGAGGGCTCGAGAGATCTTTTTTCCTCCGATGGCCTCCGTGCAGCTGACCAGCTGTGCTGTGTGGTGTACTGGTGTGTGGGCTTAATAATTGTGGGGTAGATTTGCATTTGCATCAGCACGATCACAAAGCTTCTCCCCTTTAAATAGGACAAGTCATACACAGGAGTAGCCTAGTAAACATCTCTCTctgcctctctctccatctGACTGCTCGACCAGCAGCAATAGGCTCTGGTTTCCTCTTCTTGCAAGTTGCATGCTCCCTAGTCCCTAGACTTGAACAGTTGAGCCCTTCCTGATTTTGTGGTTCTAGACCACCTCTGGCTTGCAGCGAGAAGCAACGTTCGCTCGCATGACGTTCCAGCTCCAAGATTAGGTAGGTTCTTGGTTTCCTCCGGATTTTCCAGCTTCGTTTCCATGATCTTTGAGAAAAGTTTGCGAATGCACTTTGTCGATTTTTTTAAACTGCAGTAGAGGTACGCTGATATCAGAGGCTAAATATCGGATGACGCATTGCAATTGCAACCCTTTCctaagtttttttctttctttctgatgGCACAAGTTGGAGGAACTGTTCTAAACACAGAATAATACTACCTCTTTCGATGCGAAAAGTATGCCAATTTGGCCGTACATTACGCCAAGTTGTGCTCTTGTTCTGATGTTGATCGGTCCCCTACGAACCAAGGGATAAGAGTTTTGCTTCCTTTTGTCCCTCCACTGTGTTTGCGTTCGGTGTGGTGCGTGCGCGCCAGcctgcagaagaagaagaagaagagaagatagTGGTTGTGGGTTCAATCAGAGCGGTTCTTGGTGTCTGAAGAAACGCACAAAGCCGAAGTGGAAGGAAGAATAAAGGCAAGAGCTTTTCTCCATCGcctcacccttttttttttgttcttgttcgatggaattctctctctctccaattgCGAAATTACCGTACTCGCTTACaagttgtagttttatttttactcAATTTGATAAGTTTCATTCTTTTATACCTTATCTTGGTTTTACCCTTTTGGATGGTTCCGGCGAGTAACTGATATTTTTTCGATTGCTGGGTGTTCTATTGCACCGTGGTTCTTGCAGGGTGAGGTGAGCTAAGTCGTAGGCTGTCTGCCGCGCGCGTACCATGGGTTGTGGGCTGTCGAGGGAgaaggacgccggcggcggcccacggcggcggccggggagcgTCGGCGACGTGGTCGTGTTCCTCCCGGGGCTCCGGGTGCCGAGGAGCGTGGACTTCTCCCAGGCGCTCGCCGGTCGCCTCGACGAGGCCTCGTCGAGGCTGTCGTCGCTGCGGGCGCGGGTCGTCGACATGGCAATGCaagaatcggcggcggcgctgaagccgaagcggcgggcggcggcgcggcacggtgagtgagggtggtggtggtagcgCATCTGAATTGCTGGCTGGTTTTGCCTGCAAAATTTGGATTGGTTCTCATTTCTTTGGTTATTTTTTCTACAGGTTCGAGCACTGCTAATCTCCTACAGGCTCTGGAAGACTATCTGCCAGTGCTGCTAGGATTGGTGAAGGAAGGTGAGGAATTGCTCCGATATGGTGGTTCTGTTGGTTGACAATCTTGTTGTTTCGTTTGATTCAGCCTGTGAACTCTGCAGGTAGCGAATTGCGGCACGGAGTGCACTTCGTCTGGACTAACCAAGAGGATAATGCTGAGGTATGTGTTGGGTCCTAAAAATGTGGTGTGTCATCTTCCTCCATGATGCACGACACTAGCCATTAGATCTAACATTGGAATTGCCAACTGCAGGAAACGGCCATGGCAGATGCATGGTATGAAGTGTTGTCCGTTCTGCATTTGATGGCCATGGTCTGCTTGTTGCAGGCCAATTCTCTGCTTCTTCCCAGGTCATACGGTGATGGTTATGCGCCAAGGGTTTCTGAAGGTATAAAACTGtttttctgaacttctgaagcaATATGGGCATATGAAAATGTTCATGACCTGCTTTCCATTGAGTTACTTCTTTCAGTGTTTTTGTGCTAATAATGCACCATGTATTGCCAATGTACACAGAGAGCAGACGAGCCACTGTTGATGTTTTCTTGAAGGCATCTGGCTACCTAGACTGCGCAATTAGACAAGTACTACCCCAAATATCGTCGGAGTTAAGGTTATGAACTTTTGAGAAGCTGAGTAGATGATTTTGAGGATTTAAGCTGAAAGAAGGTGTATTGACATCCATTTCAATGTATGCATTACAGGAGACAACTTCCAGTAGATCTGGCTGAAGGAAATCTCAAAGCACTTAGCCTGCAAGCTCTGGGTCAGGTACAATTTTCTGGGCTCAGCTCATTTGGCTCTTTCGTAAATGAACTCAAGAACTGCATTCCTAAACCTAATGGGCATTACATTTGTTGTAGTACTTTTTATGAAGCTGAAACTTTTATGCTATAGTCCCAAGTGACATATTTGCTATATTACCCCTGAAGCTCCTATATTCTGATTAGGAATGATGCTTAGTAATCTATTTGCATTTTTTCTGTGGGCTGAAGTAGAAACTATTAGCACTAATTCAATTTATAGCAAATTTCATGATTCACTGTTCTACATTGGTCCAAGTTATTCTCGGTGCAGTGGTGCTTTCTATGGTCAGTAAATTTGATATCATGTCCTGAGCAATCGGTAATCTTTGACCTATAGGGAGTCGACATGCAACTTGGTCTGGCAATTGATAGCCCAAAGGCCACTCTAGCGGTAAAACGGCGCTTAGCTTGCGAGATGGTCAAATATTGGCATCAAATTCAGGAGAGCATTCCAGAAATTCCGGTATCCGATGGATGGGGGAAAAAGCATTTACTGTTTGTTAAGTGGAAGTATGTTGAAGCAAAGGTGTGTAAGTTGGTTTAACCTTTATTTTCCTAATGTTAAATTACTTCAAGTTGCAATTGTACGTCTCAAAACTAATGTGCACTTTTTTTCAGGCTGCAGCATACTATTTCCATGGTTTGATTCTAGACGAGGGAAACACAGAGAAATCTCATGGAATGGCAGTAGCTGCCTTGCAAGCTTCAGAAGAATTTCTGAAAGAAAGCAAAAGGGCTTCTGAAGCCTTCCATGCAACTCCTCCAACATCAAGGCAAGACATTTTACCTTTTGAGCATTTCGCTTTTCAAATTTTCTTATGTTTTATTCTCAGCATAAGAACTTTACCAAGATGGTAAACTGATACTACTCAGTATACTGTTTAATGAATAGCTATTGCTGTTCAGTGTAAAAATCCACTCTTAAGCATGGATACTGAAGTCAATACCTGGAATTTTGCAGGAGCCCCACTCCTTTCGGAACAGCTAAGTACATGCTTGACAAGATTCCAAAAGATGCTTCAAGCAAGGTCAAGATCAATCAGGACCTGTATACGCAAGAGAGGTACTAAGAATTTGTGGTGTAATATGCATACAACAAAATTTCTTGCAACATAAATAGTACTACATCTAGTGATGTTCAGGGTATTGTGAACCTCAATAAGTGATGAATTTTTTCGTTGTGGGGAATCTGCAGGGTCATTGGAACACCGCCTCCATTGCCGGATTTCGCGTTGGCTCTAAAACCTGACGACTACGATCTTCCTCCATTAGATCCACTTTGGAACAAAGAAGACAGCCGTCAGTAGCAGTATATTCAGCAAGAATGTGAATGTTGTCTTTCAGAGGTTCAGGCTCTAGTATACCATGTCGAAGCCAGACGTGGTACGAATGAAGTGTACAAAATTTGTCCCAACAAATTGTGGTGTCAGCAAAATTTAAACAAGGCCTGGAGATAATCTCAAGAGCATTGTACAGGCGAATCTTATTCTGACAAAGGAAAAtgctttgccaaaaaaaaaaaagaagaaaaaaactaacCATTTCAAAAGATTCCAATATGACTCGTGGATCCATTTTCTCAGGATTCCCTTCAGAATGGCTTGGTTTTGATCTATACTGAGTACTGTGAAAACTGTCACATTTTAATCCTGCTGCAGCGACTATATCATCTAGACAGTTTCCAGTGTTCTGAGATACAACTACACAAGCGAACAAAACGAAACTTGACACGCTCGTTTCAAAAGCCTTTGTCTGATGTTCTACAATCGGTCCAAAAGGCAAGTATGCGTGCCAAATAACACAAAGAAAACCACGCGAAATGGCGCATATATAGTTTGCCTACTGCCGTGAGCACATATATGGCTACAATTTACAGACTCCAAATTATAAAGAAACATCATTATTGTATTATGTTATTTACATGTTACTCTTAATCATACACGATTGCTGTTTACATCAATTCTATTCTTTACCACTAGGTTTGTTTCTGTTCAATAATATTGCTATCAGGTATTCAGGTAGGAACATATTCCTTTCCAAAAACATTATACTCCTTGCCATACTCATCAGTGTGACCGACTACCACCTTTTTATTTTGACAATACTAAACTTTTCTGGTACTGTAAAAgtaactttatatttaaaaccGGGCACTATTCAACCTGAACTACTATAAAACGTCAAATTTGCCCAAATGTAAAGTGGCTTTGGATGATGCGTTGTTGACCAAGAGTTATAATATAACTTCAGAGTTAAGAACAAAAATCATCTAACCAACCATATGTGCAATTGGTTCCATTGTCTAAAGACATATAGATGCGTCACAAGATCAGCCACCCATCCAAATGGAATGCCAGTACAATTGAAGTAAAATATTCCAAGATATATTGTAGGATTGCTGAATAGTACCGTAAACAGAAGTAGAAGGCAGCTTTCAGGGAATTATGGCATCCCCAAAAATATTCACAAAAAGCCTTACCGTTTACTTTCTAATgacaagaaaaaagagagaagaagtaAAATCTTATGATGAAATTAACCTTGAACAATAATgaagacatattttttttctcacaaaatCCTTATCAAAAACTTAAAAAGGATCTTCAGTAGTTGCTACTCATCAGTCATCCTACCAACAATACGGTTTCCATACAAGATACTTGTTATCTCTTCAACAAAAGCCTGATACCAAAAGAGGCAGCCTTGAATTCTGATTgacataaaaaaatgttttagcaGCCAATATTATAACTTGGAACACGCAGCTCTAACAAGGATGAGATGAACAAAGTACAGGAACAATCATGGATGCCCAAGTGGTTACCTGTTCTTCAATTATTCACCAGATGCACATAGAATGTTTGAAATTCATTAAAGAGATCTCTTAGTTAAATGATGTCTCTTCATGTCGTCTACAAGAACTGATCTATAACAAAATAGTAGGACCCAACAAGTAGAAAAGATGCAAATCCACTTCGGGCCATTCGTTGACCAATACCACGGAACAGAACATTCCTATCGGCAGGAGATATTCCTGTCTTTCTCTCTATCCAATTTCCTGGTACTTTCCATTTAAGAAGCCTCCTCTCCATCGCGATATACTGAAGTAATACAAGAAGAAGTAAGGCATGCTTGCAAATAGGGAAATTGAGTGTTTACAAGTTGTAAGCTCTAACACAATGAACTACAAATTTGCATTAGTAAACTAACAGAACAAACTATTCAAAGTAGGGCGATGCCAATACCTTTGGTATAACAGTGCATTCCGAACGACTTTTGGCGGTATCAAATGTATGGGAAGCAGCAGCTGCTACAACTCCTGAGAAGCCTGCAGCAAGACTAGAAGCAAAAGGGGATACAGGGCCTGCTTCTTCCAGTTTGCTGACAAGAACAGAACATCAAAAGGTTAGACTAGACCTAATGCCAAAAAGATAAACAGTTATGATTCGATTACTATCACtatttcctgaaaaaaaaaatactacattcCATTACCTGGGTTGAGGGTTCATATTAACAGCACTCCAAGTAAGCATCGCTGTGTGTATGAATTGCCAAGTTGAAAAGAACATTCCTCCAAAGACGCAGTCCCGGGTCATCCCTGGTCTAAGTCCTCTCCATAGAGCACCCCATCCTTCAAGTGCTATCACTCTTGAAGGAACCTGAACATCAGAGGGCAATGGGGGCTTCCCTGAACCAGTAAGCATCCACGGATGCTGTTTCAGGGCACCCATCATGTCAGGATGCTTTGGGGAAAGATTGGACAAAAGGCTGACACTGCTATTCCATACTCTGATGTCAGGGACATAACCAGGCAACAGTTTGGAGAGCAGTGGAAATGCCACTTTTGTAATGTTTGCTGGGTCTGTGGCTTTCATTGGTTTCACAGAACCAACTTGGCTCCGAAGTTTCAGAAGTTCAAATGGTGTGCACAAAACTGACTCAACAGCACCAGCAGCTATGCCGGCCAACATAGCCTCAGAGTAAGAAACATAGTTGTCCTCCTTTCCATCTGCGGGAGATATACAAAACAAATGTCATTTGTCATATTTCACCATCATGTGATGAAGTCACCAACGAATCTGGTATAATCAGATATTGCAGTACTTATAGATATGATGTTTCGCGTAACAAACAATTCATAAGAAAGTACTTGCATTAGGAAAGGAATACTTTTAACTATCCAGAAACGCATGCATTTCAAAATGATCTACAGATTGTTGCATTGGACAGCAGCAAAAAATTGCAGTGTCAACGGTAATTCATAGTACAAATAACTAAACAGCATTTGGCAATTATTACATTAAACGATACAAGGAGACTAACCATTCTGTAATAGAGGAAAATGATAATAGGAAGGCAAGAGAATATGACAGAGAAGTTGGCAAATCATATACTTAAATGAGTGTATTGTTTGTTCATAACTGCAAACAAATGGACAGACAAAATGATTCTATAAGGCAGACCATCCTGAGCAATAAATTTCTGGAACCATGCTGTACCTTTATAGAAGGCTGTTAAGAGTTCATAAGTTCCAAAACGTGCTCCCAACCCAGGCAGCTTGCCCAATACTGACCATCCAATGCCACTGTAAAAGCCTAAAAGCACACACAATAAATTCAAAGGAAAATAATTTCATTCCaatgtaacatatatataggtgATGAGAAATCATCACACAGGAATTAGAAAAAAGGGCAGGATTCACATGGTTTCTCCCTGTATTTCTCGACCAGGAAATTTTATAAGGAACAGACACCTAAGAATATGGCCAAAAACTAAAGAGGTGGCCTGGAATTCTATTACAACACCAGCTGCCAAGTATGACCAATATGATCAATTTGCAGCaagttctttttaaaaatttgatagTTTATGATGTGGGCACTACATAAAAATTACCATccattttagaattttcagtcTCCCAATGctaccatgatttttggatggCAGGCTGAGCAAGTAGTCACTCACCACTAACCGCAAAACTCAAACATCACCTATCCTCATAAACCCCCAGTAGCTTGTAGGTGTTGGAAAGCTATGCATATCGACATGCCCTAACGCAATTCACGATATGGGATTACCACCACTAAAAACAGTGGAAGATCTCTAATTATCTAGCAACTGGGCAAGAAACCCAAACCTGCAGGGCCGGAGGCGGACATGAGCCGGTCCACCACTTGGCCGAGCCCCATCTTCTGCTGCGACCCCGTAGCGCTCAACTGCACAGCCAGCACAGGAGGGAAAGTAAAACACCCGCGAATGAGTACCAAATCAAAGCCCCCGAGAAGGGGCCAGCAACAGCATCAGCGAGAGAATctgagggaggaggggggcgcTCGCCTGGAGGAGGGTCTTGACGGTGTCGAGCGGGTGGACGGCGACCGCGGAGGCGGTGatcgccgcgacgccggcggccgcgtgGCCGGCGAACACGCTGTCGCCCAGCGGCTTTcccatcgtcgccggcggcctggAGCTCCCCCGAACCAAAGCCGCGGTTTAGGCTTTAGGTTCTCCGAGGTCGCGAGCCATTCACCAAACGGACCGGGCCGGCCCAGTAAGCCTGTCTCCGCGTTGCACGAATCTTGATGCGATTTGGACGGCTGGGAAAGCGCTCGCCGGAGTTGAACTCGGGTCCAATTTTGCTTCCGGTGATGTGGTGGTGCTCGGGCCTGTTATTTAGTTGGACTTGGACGCCGGCCGACTTGACCACGCTCCaactcgccgcgccgccgcttgctcccGTTCTTGCCGTCGCAGCCCGGGAAGACGAGAGAGTGTGGCCGCCGCCTGCTTCTTCTCTAGCGCTACACCTCGATGGGTCAAGGTCTGAGCCAGCCCGCgcaggcggtggaggagccTTCTCCGCCTGCCGTcgaggcggcgccgtcgtcgtcgccgtctcctGCCCCGGCGCCATCTTCCCTCGAGGCGCTCGCCGCAGGTACATGCCAAAAACTCTGAATATTGTGATCCAATGGCGATTTTCTCGTGCACTCGTGACTTTTCATTGAGATGCAGTAGCCGCGCTAGATTGTTGTGTTGCTTTGGATTTGGGAAGCTTTGAGATGCAGTAGATAGTGCAGTGGCAAGAGGTGTGTGGTTTTAATACCAAATTTCTGTGTTCAATCCCTAACATGCTCATAATTTCATTCTTAAGAAAATGTTTGGAGCGAagtctctccctccaaatctctctttttttagatCGAATTCGAGTATGTGATTGTGCAGGGCAGGCCGTGTACCGGATAGTGAACTGATGATAGCTGATATCTTACCAATCATTCATGCCGGAATTGACACTTTAGATAGATTAAAATATTAATGTCATGCACGTGATGTAATAAGTCAATTACACTGTACCTTGTTTCCCCCAAAATCTTAATGCATCCCCCAAAATCTTAATGCATCGGCAGGCAATCCTTTTGTCTGATCCTTTTGTAAGTTAATAACACCCGGGTCCCTCTCAAAAGAATAAGAACACCCGGGTCAGAGGAGTCACTGAGCTAATATAGTATTAGTGGCAATTTCACTACTCTCAGTTCCTAGCAAGCTTGCTATCTCAAAACCCAGGGGTCTTatagctagctccacaaggtgttAGGCTAGCCGGCCTGAGTTTGAAGCTTCACcccttatatttatttgatattaggtccttccttccctaatattcgcgtttctttttatctcaaaaaaaattgagtcAAAATTACTGCAATGGCCATCAATATTATGgacttctctctctttttttttccttaaaaaaatgcatCACTTAAGTTCTCCATAGTTTCTCATGCTAGCATTCTGAGGTTGGATTCCTTAAATGCAGAGGCTATGTCATTTGACGAGGATGGCAATGAGGTATGGTACTTTATTTTGCTTTTGACTTTTGAGTGGGATGCTTATATATCACTATCCTATTTGCTTTACTATTTCTTGGCACCCTGGATGATCAGTGAACTTAGTATTTTGTGTATTCAGTCAATTGATGTGAAGGTACAGAAAGCACTGGACTGTCCATGTGTAGCTGAGTTGAAAAATGGTCCTTGTGGAAGTCAATTTGTTGATGCGTTCTCTTGCTTCCTGAAAAGCACAGAAGAGGAAAAGGTCCTATTTCTTTCTCCATGGCACCGAGCTGCTTGCAATTTGCAATGCAAGAATGATTCATGCACATCACCATGGTGATAATATATTAATGGTGTTCATGAAAAACTTAGATCAACATAAGAATCACATTAATAAGTATTCTAAAATTTGGAGctaatatttacaaaaaaagtTGTTTTATGGATGCAATTTTGTCATGTGCAGTCTTGCTGATGGGTAGTGTAACCTTTCTATCGGTTGccatataaatatttctatgtAATCCATTGTTTTTACAGATATCTGATAATTTCGAGCTGATTTGGGCATTCAGGCTGAAGCCATGCCACTGTAGGAAATGTGTCTGTGTTTCTTTctattatacaaatataaaaagctCCCTCAAGTTGTTCGTTGATCTAATTGAACATAAGGTCAATCTTTTCCTATGAGCAAATCATTTTATGACCCCAATATAATAAAAGCACAAAAATTCTTTGTCTTTTTCCTTTGCCACTCTTTGCAGTCATATTCTCCTCTAACAACAAATTGTTATTGCCCAGTCCAATTGTTCACCAAAAGACCATTATGTGTTTATGCATTTTGAGAATCCATGGAAAATCAAAATGTCACAAAAACTGAAGAACTTCAGGGATCTATGTTGCATTAAATGTTTAAAACTttcttgaaaattttgacatcAGAGAAATTATGAGGATGCTATCTAAGGGTCTTTTAGGTGCAAACTTGACGGGCAACTGAGTAACTGGACAGTGGTGCCAAACAAGGAGAAGTGTAAGTTTTGAGGTGAATCGAAGTAATCTGGTCAGGATTTCACACTACGGCTTGGAGTTGGGTCGGTGTTGTTTGAGTCACCTTACTCCATAGATGCCACTTCTATCTTAGAGAAAAGGCTTCCTCTCTTATCAGAAGTGATAGCAGGGCCGTGATAACAGGAGAATTTTTTAGCTTGGGTTGCTCACTTGCTCTAGCCTCGATGGGAGAGTGCACTGCGTAACATCACCAGTATGCCTTTTCCCCAGGTCAAGTTGGTGGCAGAACAGAGATTAGGGCTGCAATGAGTGCATAAAGAAGATTTTCTCAAATCAAATTGGTTACACAACAATGTTAATGTAGGGCAGATTCTTTTAATTAAAGGCACTTATTCGGTTACCTGTTAtttgttcaaataaaatctCAAGAACTGGCTGTTGTTCACGTTTGGAAGAATGCTAAGTTTTTGTTCATCGTCTGTTTCTCCGGAATAGTAACTACAATTTTGGACTCTTTGCCTTCGCAGGGATCAGATTGTGTGAAGCCTTTTATCGCACTGCAGGACTGCATCAAAATCAATCCAGAGGCGTTTTCTAAAGAGATtttggaagaagaggagaatgACGAGGAGGCTGAGAAGTCCAACCTGAAAGTTAGAGCACCAGCATGGTCCAGAGGCTGAGAGGCTTTGATTAGATGGTGTGGTGTTTGGCTGATACACTGATACAGGCATTCCTCCACCAGTCGACACACAACATCACCTTGTTTCTTCTACGAGTGCTTCCGTATTAGATCAATTGTTTTTGAGATGGTGGTACATAAATTTGAGTCAGCAATGAAGCGTCCAAGACACTTCGGCGGAAATAAGTAGTATTTccacaatttaatttacaacAAACACTTACTGTTCAAATGGAGAACTGACGAACTTGTAATATGACGTCAGTTCTAGACGGATTATACGAGTGGGTAAAGATCAAAGTTAATTATTCTCGCGATTACTGTCAGCTAATGATGGATCAATGTATTGCCTTGAATTGGTAACTGTTCGTCAGATCAGCTGTCTGAGGTGAGGTCCGTGCTTGTGAACTGATCAGACGACTGCTATTTCACTGCTTGCCTTGCCTCTCTAGTTCACTTAGCACATATAACTTCGactacattcatatatattcatatatatgcgtgacttactccatccgtctcaaaatatagtaacttttggTTAGAccttatgtccagattcgtagtactaggatacgtcccatccaaataaaactttatattttgggatggatggagtaataaTTTGTGACAGGAAAAACATGTTCAATTTACCGATTGGTTTCTTCAGATTTCTGAAGAACGGCCCATCCAACGCACTATGACAAGAGGCCCAAATATGATAGTACTCCAAGTTCGGCCTTTCGGCCCATTGCTTCTTCTTCCACCACCAACTTCACAAGTTCGGTTCAGCTACTTCCCACTGGGTCTCCGTCCACGACAAAAGTGCTTCCAACCTCCGGCCCTCCGCCGCGATAAGCCCTAATCGTCGCCACCCCGCCCGCCTCCATGGCGACCGCCACCTCCTTCTTCCAGCCGCTCACGAcccccatcgccggcgccggcgccggcggtgccgCCCGGCTCCGTCGCGGGACCCTCGCACTGCCCTTCCCCACCCGCACGAGGCCTCTCCGGCGGCCGACGCCCCTCCTCGTCGCGCGGGCCAAGCGCCCCGGCAGCCGGACCGCGGCGGCCTCGAGGCAGCCCGCGAACCCCAGCGACGTGCCGAAGCGGGAGGCggacgaggaggtggaggtggaggaggagatgccCTGGATCCAGGACAAGGCGCTGGACCTCGTGGAGTTCACCGGCACCGTCACGCAGGCCATACCGGGGCCCCGCGTCGGCTCCAGCCCCGTGCCGTGGCTCCTCGCCGTGCCGCTTGCCTACGTAGGCGTGTCGTTTGTGCTCGCCGTCGTCCGCACCGTCCGCAGGTTCACCTCCCCGCGCACCCAGAAGAAGCGAAGGGTAAGTTTTCCGTGTCAAAATCGTTTGTAGTTTGATACCCAGTGAAGAGCCATCGTTTATAGTTTGGTGCTCATTGGGAAGCTGGGGAAGTGACGTGATTCGGAATGTAATTGCACTTATATCATCAGGTAGCTGCTCTATAAGATCGAAATTATTCTATTCTGTTACGTTTTCTAGCTGGCCGTTCTCTTGAGAGTTGAGATCGACTTTTAACCTCTTGGAAA is part of the Oryza glaberrima chromosome 4, OglaRS2, whole genome shotgun sequence genome and encodes:
- the LOC127770609 gene encoding uncharacterized protein LOC127770609; translation: MGCGLSREKDAGGGPRRRPGSVGDVVVFLPGLRVPRSVDFSQALAGRLDEASSRLSSLRARVVDMAMQESAAALKPKRRAAARHGSSTANLLQALEDYLPVLLGLVKEGSELRHGVHFVWTNQEDNAEETAMADAWYEVLSVLHLMAMVCLLQANSLLLPRSYGDGYAPRVSEESRRATVDVFLKASGYLDCAIRQVLPQISSELRRQLPVDLAEGNLKALSLQALGQGVDMQLGLAIDSPKATLAVKRRLACEMVKYWHQIQESIPEIPVSDGWGKKHLLFVKWKYVEAKAAAYYFHGLILDEGNTEKSHGMAVAALQASEEFLKESKRASEAFHATPPTSRSPTPFGTAKYMLDKIPKDASSKVKINQDLYTQERVIGTPPPLPDFALALKPDDYDLPPLDPLWNKEDSRQ
- the LOC127770610 gene encoding uncharacterized protein LOC127770610, whose product is MGKPLGDSVFAGHAAAGVAAITASAVAVHPLDTVKTLLQLSATGSQQKMGLGQVVDRLMSASGPAGFYSGIGWSVLGKLPGLGARFGTYELLTAFYKDGKEDNYVSYSEAMLAGIAAGAVESVLCTPFELLKLRSQVGSVKPMKATDPANITKVAFPLLSKLLPGYVPDIRVWNSSVSLLSNLSPKHPDMMGALKQHPWMLTGSGKPPLPSDVQVPSRVIALEGWGALWRGLRPGMTRDCVFGGMFFSTWQFIHTAMLTWSAVNMNPQPSKLEEAGPVSPFASSLAAGFSGVVAAAASHTFDTAKSRSECTVIPKYIAMERRLLKWKVPGNWIERKTGISPADRNVLFRGIGQRMARSGFASFLLVGSYYFVIDQFL
- the LOC127769626 gene encoding mitochondrial intermembrane space import and assembly protein 40 homolog; the protein is MGQGLSQPAQAVEEPSPPAVEAAPSSSPSPAPAPSSLEALAAEAMSFDEDGNESIDVKVQKALDCPCVAELKNGPCGSQFVDAFSCFLKSTEEEKGSDCVKPFIALQDCIKINPEAFSKEILEEEENDEEAEKSNLKVRAPAWSRG